A stretch of DNA from Lotus japonicus ecotype B-129 chromosome 4, LjGifu_v1.2:
ACATGGTAAATCCAATGAACCCGTCCAATCCAATCTGACCCAATAGAAAAAATGTGGGTTGTATCGGACAAATAGGTCAATCGGATTGATTTTATTACGATTCAATCATCTTCCGATCGGATATAACGGTTCTAATAACAATCTGCCCAACCCAATCCGAAATCCaaacatatattaataataatatattatttaatatacatTTTTAATCATTTTTCCTAACCTACACGTAAAATTTGAAACCCtaattttatttcatgtttTACTTTTCACTTTCTTTACTCTATCTTTAGTTACGATCTTCATTCTTCCCCAATTCCAACAACGCCGCTCCTCACTCTCATCATTGTATGATATTTGACTATTTGTCATTTATGTGATACTACTTCATGCTATTTTGTACAAttctttagattttttttatgctATTTGGTACTGTAATAGACTTACCAAATTTTTTggacttttttttaatttgtcaatattttttttcttttcaatatttcaaatttattattattttaaggcttaaagggtcaaaaggcccctgagattacaaagggaatcaaatctaggacctagaaaattatttcattaaattgggtccctaaaactttttttttaattcaattaaggccaaatgttgtcacagctcaattttgtcctagtcaccttttccacgtggcatttctttttttttttttaatttaaaaatgataaaactttattttttaattccaactcataaattaaaaataaaaccttAATTAAATCTTAATATAAACCTAAACTTAAATAAATCCCTGaactaaatttaaattaaacacATAATCTTCATCACTCTTCTTTCAATCTCCATCTCAAGAACAAAACCCAGACAGGAGGAGGATACGTAGAAGAAAACTCCATAACCCCAACAAACACCAACCAAGTAAATATTACCAGaaatttcatcatcttcatgttCTTGTTGAAAAGAAAATAGGAAAAACTCCAACCcagaaagaaaaaacacaaaccCATGAAAAAAAACCCTCTTCATCAACCTAGATCACACCATCACTCCTCTCAATCAACCCAAATCAGGCCACCAATCCCCCCTTCCCGAACCCCAAATCGTGCCGCCCCTACCACTTCTTATTTCTCCCCAAATTGTGTCGTCATCAAACCACCGATCTGGGCAAATCAACCACCACCATTGAAATCACTGTCATCCCCTCTCTCTGGTCTTGAAGCTTCAGATCAGCCCCAAATTCGTCCGACAACGTTCTTCAATCTCCGACCTCTGCTGGCTCGCCAAAACTGGAGTCATCCACAAATCTGGGGCCAAATCGATCATTGCAACCTCTCCCCTCCATCTCCTCATGGCGGCCCCCAATCTCTGGAGAAAGAGCCACATTTTCAGAtctcttcctctcctcctcGATCTGAAGTGGTAGCGGTGGTTAAGCTTGGGTTCTATGCCTCTGTAGAAGCTCTTTCCTTCGAGAGAAAATGGTTTTGAAGAGGAAAGgtgaaatcttggtggtggATTATGTGGTTGTTGTACATAGATTAGAAGATGGAGTTGAATTTAGGGTTGAATTTGGGGCTGAATGGGTTGGATTGTCTATAAGATTAGGTAAGGGATTTATGTttagattaggattttattaagttttttttttctgctgaCATAACtgacttggaattaaaattttatttttaattaatttttctaattaaaaaaaaataaaaaagccacgtggaaaagctgactaggataaaattgagctctggcacactttggccttaattgaattaaaaaaaaatttctagggacccaatttgatgcaaaatttttctaggtcctgaatttgattccctttgtaatttcaggggcctttggaccctttaagccttaTTTTAATATAACAATTCAATCAATCCATCTAAACCAACCCGAATATCATCGGGTTGGATTGGTTCGAGTTCGAAGGTGAAAAATCGTAAAATCCAACCCAATCCAACCAAACAGTTTTAATCGGATCGAATCTTAATTAGGCTAaaaattcatccaacccaacccacgTACAACCCTACCTATAATAATTTGGCTGGAAGGGGGATCCAAAATATACTTGTGGGTTAGGTTGAGTGTTTGGGCTTAGTGTGTGGGGCAGTAAAAAACCTTAGAGCGTTTGGACTTAGGACACTCAAGCTTATATACCACTGCAGTCCTTCAAACTATTTCCCATCAAGTTTAACTAGGCTAGTTAAGTTAGACTTGCTTTTTTGTTTAGACTCGTACCCGGATTCTCATAGGTCGTCTATGTGAGCATGTGCTCCTTTTGTTTGAACTTATGTCTTAAGGAACCATTACTTTTAATTtcagttagtttttttttcatttcttgtttCTGtctttttttggattttttttaatctttgagGTGTTGGGCTTAgagggctctgataccactaattCGGCTAGGCTCAAGGAGATGATGAATGTTTAAGCTTAGTAGGTGGGTGTGTGGTGTAGTCCAAAAAGCATAAGACATTTGGACTTATGACACCCAAACTCATACCATTGTAGTTCCTTCAAACTATCTAATGTCAACAATAATAACCACTCCAACCCTAAAGTTTATAGTGTATAAAACATTCCATACTTGGATCTTATAAACATCAATTACAATTGTGTAATAACAAAATGACATTAGGGGATCCTTTCAAAAAATGTCCATTAGCGTCGGCTGAGGCAACCAAATTATGATCTATTCTCTTTTTAGCGTCGACATCAAGGAAGACGTTAAAAGGGGCAAAGATTTTCTTAGATTGACCTCGTGCTCCACTCCAAGTTGTAGTCTCGGTTTAGTCGACTCTAAGCCGATGCTAAACATGTGACTCGGTGACCGACAATACCACATGATAGTTAGCGCGATCGTATAGGTCAAGTCTAAGCTTCACACTTTAGAGTCATTTATGGGCGGCGCTAATTAGGAActgtaaaaaattgaaataatcccacaatataatataaaatttataatttgaaaAACTTAACAAAATGATCTACATGGATGAAAATAGGAAAAGACACTCAGAATCGTCTCAAATACGTTTGTTGGAAACACGCCCTGCAAATACATTTGAGTCCATTTTGAGAATTTTCCTTATTCCATACATCTAGATTATTTTGTTAAGTTTTTCAATTGGTCAATATTACATTATATGGTACggtcatttaattttttatgatatGAATTCCTTCACATACTTACTATAGGTATtcaacattaaaataaaatatttcatacaGTGCTTTCCACTTTTACATACAAAACATTAAAGGGCCCAACATCAAAATATGAGTGTATTCCTATATTTACAATGATTCCCACTTTTATATCCAATACATCAAAACATGAGAACATTCCTATAATTTATATAAGTAATTCTCACTTTTGCATACAATCCCACCTAAAAAACAGTAAATGAGCAACACATCGCTAACCAATTTCATTGTTTTTAAAGAGCTTTGAGACTATCACTTGTCATATATTGTGTCGTCCCTTTTCATATAGTGTAGGAATATCCCTTTCCATATAGCGCAGATACATTTCACGTTGAGAGCTCGATTTAATTTGTTGTCCAAAAATAAAGTTTGTCTTTGGTTACACTTTGGCAACCCAATTCATAACATAGAGATTACCTAGCAAAATAAAACTGAAGTAAGCATTCCAAATCTTTATTTTGGCTGATAGGCTTACAAAATATGCatattttttcccattgggACATCCATTTACAGTTAGAGAGGTTGATGCTCTGTTTTTAAGGGCAAGTGGTCAAGGTACATATGGGGTTGATGCTTTGTGTTATCTTTACTTTTGCAAAACACTTGACATCATTATGATATAAACCTTGGAACAAGAATATTTtgcataaataaaatttaaactaATTTTATTTACTAGACCATGCGGGTTTAGATTTTGTTTTAACTGTGCACAACATCATCATATCAATGCCCAACAGGCAAGTAATGAATTACAAAGAAATCCCAATGACAAATTGATTATGAAAACAAATCATTTACACTGCACATAGCAGAATCTCAACTATTTTGATAGACTAATGAAATTACAAATACTAGAATGGCATGGTAAAGACATTACATATGCAAAATGGTACAATGATGCATATTGCAATATCAAACTTTGCCTTTGCTGCTACCCTGTCAACTTTGTACAAAAGAATACATAATAATCCAAACAGTTCATATCGCTCCCCAAAGTAACTATTTTACCAGCTCCTTAGGTATGAGATACCGAAAAGTGAAGTTGTGTGGAGTCCATTCTATGTTCTTCTGGGATTTTGCAAGGAGACATTTCTTAACACCCTTTCTTAGGAATTCAGGTACAGCCTGTTGTATCATCTCCATAATAGCAGCATGACACAAACCTGAGTCCTTCGCGAATGACTCTACAATCTTGGGCAGAAGTATCTTCTTGTCCTTGCGTACCCCAAATGTAGCTCGAATGTATTCTTCTTTCGCGACTTCTAGTTGTTCAAACACTCTCTTGGGTGTATATACACGTACCTGCATAGTTCATCACAAGATAAAAACCTCTCACTAAAGTATGTAAATCCATATTAAACACAATAATTTGATTTCTAGATGTCATACTTGCACCGGAAGTTACACAAATAAGCTTctttccagaattgattttggaaatCAATTGAAGAAGGATTTCCAAGTTCAGGCATTAAGAACAACCTTCACAAGTGATTTAATAAATAGAAGTTCAAACAGGGTTGTACATAAACTAGACAAGTCTCAAATGAAATTGTTCCATTTCTAAATGATGTGTCAATTTGATTTACAAGTGCAGAAAGTATTTTCTCAAACAAAAATCAAGTGCTGATGGAGCACATAGCATCCAGTGTTGAAAAATGAAGATGTTAAAATCAAGTAAAATCACATTATATATAAGAAATGGTAAAATTACCGCGGGATCAGAGTGGTTTCCTGAACATAGTGCAAAGTGCAGAAGAGGCTCAGGATGCTCAATTGCGTATGCTTGTCGTCCATCCCCAGCTTTGAACTTTGTCTTTGGAGAAAAGAGCAAGCGGAACCACTACAATAGGAACCATGTTAGTAGAAGGTAAGTCACTCTAAGATTTACAACATAACTACTTTGCAAATTGAGGGGATATTCATATTTCCAAGATATGCTGAATGGCAggctctttcttctttctttctttcttttttttgtaGGGGAAGGGTTAGGATTGTACGACCGACCTGTCCAGGACGCGACATCCGGCACCCAAGTATAGTACTCTGTATTGTGTCTGCACTAACTGTATGACCCCCAATATTATATGCAGCCTGCAAAGAGCATCATGACATTGAGAAGGTCAGCAAAAGCAGCTAGGCTAAGTGTCCGTTTGGTTTCCTGTTTGCGCGTCAACGCAAACTGAAAAATACACATCTCAATGCATGAACGTAGAAACAAGATTTTGCCACGTTGACTCAAACGCGGATCAACGTTGAGTTCAACGAAAGAGTTTCATACTTAATTGACTACTAGAGCTACTATTGTGGATTTACCTTCAACAGAAGAAAGACTCTTTTCACACtgctttgagaaattccataagCCAAAAATGCCTATTAGAAACCAAAGAACAGATTATAACCGAATTAATCGAGTGCAAGTGAGAGAAATGGGAAAGTATTGAAGAGAAAAttagttttgacttttgagaatAAATATTACATGCATCACTAAAGCATTGTGTATATTGATCCAGAAAGCTAACTTCTCCTCATGTTTCAACTTCCCAGGATCTATCTCTTCTAATTGACAGATTAGTGACCTGAAACAACATATAAGTACATGCCTGTTATCATTAGAAGGGATCAAATAATTCCCACTAAATTATGTACTTTTCACATTATAGTTTCATGATCATAATCAGATATTGATAGACTCGCCTGAAATTCTGAAGCAACTGCGCTGTATCACCCAATTTTTCATTCTCTCTATATATCCACGATACCTCAACCATAGTGCTGTATGGCCCACTAAACTCCTTGAGTCCTTCGACATGAAAAGGATTGTCTAACCGTAGATCGAAAGCGGAGTTATTCTTATACCCTGGACTCCACATGTCCCCTTGATCTCCAATAGAAAATGGACTTGTTGAAGACAAGGATGAACTGGGAGATGAAAAGCTAGGATTCGTCACAGGTGGTTCTGCGAGTTTGCAATAAATAGCTGATATACATTTAACCATTTCCTCAGAAAGCCTATTAGCAGCATCTGGAATATGATCACATATACGGGTACCAAGATGTTCTGCCA
This window harbors:
- the LOC130715031 gene encoding uncharacterized protein LOC130715031, encoding MFLEMGLEGLIPMHKRSKSFPNKRTVEEDNSDDVEALDRIKLDTGYLTECGEARKKPTRTNDVQCALKQEILQLEKRLQDQFEVRCTLEKALGYRPTFLVNPNEMAIPKPTAELIKEIAVLELEVVYLEQHLLSLYRKAFDQQLSFVAPSTNEERVKSPPPTPRARFTETSKPEVLFKRGGSAVKSIDHELDTPQKEYNGYEPETLEKEQNLHQQEGKHLDSGIYRCHSSLSQCSSAFATRSSPPSEGLTESLRACHSQPLSMMENVDTPTKVISLAEHLGTRICDHIPDAANRLSEEMVKCISAIYCKLAEPPVTNPSFSSPSSSLSSTSPFSIGDQGDMWSPGYKNNSAFDLRLDNPFHVEGLKEFSGPYSTMVEVSWIYRENEKLGDTAQLLQNFRSLICQLEEIDPGKLKHEEKLAFWINIHNALVMHAFLAYGISQSSVKRVFLLLKAAYNIGGHTVSADTIQSTILGCRMSRPGQWFRLLFSPKTKFKAGDGRQAYAIEHPEPLLHFALCSGNHSDPAVRVYTPKRVFEQLEVAKEEYIRATFGVRKDKKILLPKIVESFAKDSGLCHAAIMEMIQQAVPEFLRKGVKKCLLAKSQKNIEWTPHNFTFRYLIPKELVK